A genome region from Manis pentadactyla isolate mManPen7 chromosome 5, mManPen7.hap1, whole genome shotgun sequence includes the following:
- the RPL34 gene encoding 60S ribosomal protein L34, translating to MVQRLTYRRRLSYNTASNKTRLSRTPGNRIVYLYTKKVGKAPKSACGVCPGRLRGVRAVRPKVLMRLSKTKKHVSRAYGGSMCAKCVRDRIKRAFLIEEQKIVVKVLKAQAQSQKAK from the exons ATGGTTCAGCGTTTGACATACCGTCGTAGGCTGTCCTACAATACAGCCTCTAACAAAACTAGGCT GTCCCGAACCCCTGGCAATAGAATTGTTTATCTTTATACTAAGAAGGTTGGGAAAGCACCAAAATCCGCTTGTGGTGTGTGCCCCGGCCGACTTCGAGGA GTTCGTGCTGTAAGACCTAAAGTTCTTATGAGGTTgtctaaaacaaaaaaacacgTCAGCAGGGCCTATGGTGGTTCCATGTGTGCTAAATGTGTCCGTGACAG gaTCAAGCGTGCTTTCCTTATTGAGGAGCAGAAAATTGTTGTGAAAGTATTGAAGGCACAAGCACAGAGTCAGAAAGCTAAATAA